One part of the Streptomyces lienomycini genome encodes these proteins:
- a CDS encoding ATP-grasp domain-containing protein codes for MPFARPRILYVTDLAYEARGRRYCDEDIFLASRLREEFDLALCHPRDAAALLDAFDAVVVRNSGPVQGYKAAYDAFRERAAERGTRVYNQLTGRADMLGKQYLLDLTAAGFPVIPTVDRAEDLHLLPVADRYVVKPRLGADSAGLRTVPADRVPQAVGGARDLLVQPRVDFAYEVSFYFVDHDYQYALHAPRPDRRWRLEPYEATVADLDFARRFIEWNGVDHGIQRVDACRAPDGELLLVELEDLNPYLSLDALDEPARDAFVTALRTALRRLLAT; via the coding sequence ATGCCGTTCGCCCGCCCCCGCATCCTGTACGTCACCGACCTGGCCTACGAAGCGCGCGGGCGGCGCTACTGCGACGAGGACATCTTCCTCGCCTCCCGGCTGCGCGAGGAGTTCGACCTGGCCCTGTGCCACCCCCGGGACGCCGCCGCGCTGCTCGACGCCTTCGACGCCGTCGTCGTGCGCAACAGCGGCCCCGTGCAGGGGTACAAGGCCGCGTACGACGCCTTCCGCGAGCGTGCGGCGGAACGCGGAACGCGTGTCTACAACCAGCTCACCGGCAGGGCGGACATGCTCGGCAAGCAGTACCTGCTCGACCTGACCGCAGCGGGATTCCCGGTCATCCCCACCGTCGACCGCGCCGAGGACCTGCACCTGCTGCCCGTCGCGGACCGTTACGTCGTCAAGCCCAGGCTCGGCGCGGACTCGGCGGGCCTGCGGACCGTCCCCGCGGACCGCGTGCCGCAGGCCGTGGGCGGGGCCCGGGACCTGCTCGTCCAGCCACGTGTCGACTTCGCCTACGAGGTGTCCTTCTACTTCGTCGACCACGACTACCAGTACGCCCTGCACGCGCCGCGTCCCGACCGCCGCTGGCGGCTGGAGCCGTACGAAGCCACCGTGGCCGACCTCGACTTCGCACGGCGGTTCATCGAGTGGAACGGCGTCGACCACGGCATCCAGCGCGTCGACGCCTGCCGCGCCCCCGACGGTGAACTGCTGCTGGTGGAGCTGGAGGACCTCAACCCCTACCTGTCCCTGGACGCCCTCGACGAGCCGGCCCGCGACGCCTTCGTCACCGCCCTGCGCACGGCCCTGCGACGCCTGCTCGCCACCTGA
- a CDS encoding Gfo/Idh/MocA family protein — protein sequence MRIGLLGTGPWADLAHAPALAGHDALDFVGVWGRRPDAAEELAARHGTRAYDDVDALLADTEAVAVALPPAVQADLAVRAARAGCHLLLDKPLAATVTQGRAVVEATRSAGVASVVFFTARFQPETEAWITEQAAVDGWFTARAQWLGAVFGGDDSPFADSPWRREKGALWDVGPHALSVLLPVLGDVGRVAAAAPGPGDTVHLVLDHTGGASSTLTLSLTAPPAAAGAAVELRGRAGVALLPQAAEGPVPALRRAADALLAAAGGARPHACDAAFGLRVTEVLAAAEGMLTGRG from the coding sequence ATGCGCATCGGACTGCTCGGCACCGGACCCTGGGCGGACCTGGCGCACGCCCCCGCCCTCGCCGGGCACGACGCCCTGGACTTCGTGGGGGTGTGGGGCCGCCGCCCCGACGCCGCCGAGGAGTTGGCGGCGCGGCACGGCACCCGGGCCTACGACGACGTCGACGCCCTGCTGGCCGACACGGAGGCGGTCGCCGTGGCGCTGCCCCCGGCCGTACAGGCCGACCTGGCGGTGCGCGCGGCACGGGCCGGGTGCCATCTGCTGCTCGACAAGCCGCTCGCGGCGACGGTGACGCAGGGGCGCGCGGTGGTGGAGGCGACGCGCTCGGCGGGCGTCGCCTCGGTGGTCTTCTTCACCGCCCGGTTTCAGCCCGAGACCGAGGCGTGGATCACCGAACAGGCCGCCGTGGACGGTTGGTTCACCGCACGGGCGCAGTGGCTGGGTGCCGTGTTCGGCGGGGACGACAGCCCGTTCGCCGACTCCCCGTGGCGGCGGGAGAAGGGCGCCCTGTGGGACGTGGGGCCGCACGCCCTGTCCGTGCTGCTGCCGGTCCTCGGTGACGTGGGGCGCGTGGCGGCGGCCGCTCCCGGCCCCGGGGACACGGTCCACCTGGTACTCGACCACACCGGCGGGGCGTCCAGCACGCTCACGCTCAGCCTGACGGCGCCGCCCGCCGCGGCGGGGGCCGCGGTGGAACTGCGCGGCCGGGCCGGGGTCGCGCTGCTTCCGCAGGCCGCGGAGGGGCCGGTGCCCGCCCTGCGGCGGGCCGCGGACGCGCTGCTCGCCGCCGCGGGCGGCGCCCGCCCGCATGCGTGCGACGCCGCGTTCGGACTGCGGGTCACCGAGGTCCTCGCCGCGGCCGAGGGCATGCTGACCGGGCGCGGGTGA
- a CDS encoding MurR/RpiR family transcriptional regulator, with product MPSPQQARAQASAITSGRAAPESEVSPTSRLRTLFDRPRLSPGQRRIAQYLIEHLTEAAFLSITDLAERVGVSQPSVTRFASAVGFSGYPALRERLQAIALGGRGGAGAEEYRGNELQAAVDAEIENLENLRRDFADADRVIHVGRELAASAPLTVLGLRISVSLAEYFAYAARRVHPDVRLVTRGGTVAYDALLQSREAGGTWVLAFSMPRHAHETLGAVRVARGAGLKVALITDLALGPVVDEADVTFATGTGSRLVFDSYAAPGVMCAALLQAMTDADPERTQARLEEYEQVADRHQFFLRD from the coding sequence GTGCCATCGCCGCAGCAGGCACGTGCACAGGCGTCGGCGATCACCTCGGGGCGGGCGGCCCCGGAGTCGGAGGTCTCCCCCACGTCGCGGCTCAGGACGCTGTTCGACCGGCCCCGCCTCTCACCGGGGCAGCGCCGCATCGCGCAGTACCTCATCGAGCACCTCACCGAGGCGGCGTTCCTGTCGATCACCGACCTCGCCGAGCGGGTGGGCGTGAGCCAGCCCTCGGTGACGCGGTTCGCCTCGGCGGTCGGCTTCAGCGGTTACCCGGCGTTGCGGGAGCGGCTCCAGGCGATCGCGCTGGGCGGCCGGGGCGGGGCGGGGGCCGAGGAGTACCGGGGCAACGAACTCCAGGCGGCCGTGGACGCCGAGATCGAGAACCTGGAGAACCTGCGGCGCGACTTCGCGGACGCGGACCGGGTCATCCACGTCGGCCGCGAGCTGGCCGCCTCGGCGCCGCTGACGGTCCTCGGGCTGCGCATCTCCGTCTCGCTCGCCGAGTACTTCGCCTACGCGGCACGCCGGGTCCATCCCGACGTACGCCTGGTGACCCGGGGCGGCACCGTCGCCTACGACGCGCTGCTCCAGTCCCGGGAGGCGGGCGGCACCTGGGTGCTGGCCTTCTCGATGCCCCGGCACGCCCACGAGACCCTGGGCGCCGTGCGGGTGGCTCGCGGTGCCGGACTGAAGGTCGCGCTGATCACCGACCTGGCGCTCGGCCCCGTCGTGGACGAGGCCGACGTCACGTTCGCCACCGGGACGGGATCGCGGCTGGTGTTCGACTCCTACGCGGCGCCGGGCGTGATGTGCGCGGCGCTGCTCCAGGCCATGACCGACGCCGACCCGGAACGCACGCAGGCACGGCTGGAGGAGTACGAGCAGGTCGCGGACCGGCACCAGTTCTTCCTGCGCGACTGA
- a CDS encoding flavin reductase family protein → MDVFLDRLDPDMCVVTAAADGERAGCLVGFSSQCSIRPVRYAVWISDVNRTFRVARSADVLAVHLLARDQRETAELFGGHSGDDVDKFRRIRVREAYGGAVVLEDAEAWFVGRVVERIAGGDHVGFVLEPVEWGGREKAAGPLLRLDGARAIRPGHPVD, encoded by the coding sequence ATGGACGTGTTCCTGGACCGGCTCGACCCGGACATGTGCGTCGTCACGGCCGCCGCGGACGGGGAGCGGGCCGGCTGCCTGGTCGGCTTCTCCTCGCAGTGCTCCATCCGGCCCGTGCGGTACGCCGTCTGGATCTCCGACGTCAACCGCACCTTCCGCGTCGCGCGCTCCGCCGACGTGCTGGCGGTCCACCTGCTCGCCCGCGACCAGCGCGAGACCGCCGAACTCTTCGGCGGGCACAGCGGTGACGACGTCGACAAGTTCCGGCGGATCCGCGTGCGGGAGGCGTACGGCGGGGCCGTCGTACTGGAGGACGCCGAGGCGTGGTTCGTCGGACGGGTCGTGGAGCGGATCGCGGGGGGAGACCACGTCGGCTTCGTCCTCGAACCGGTGGAGTGGGGCGGGCGGGAGAAGGCCGCCGGACCGCTGCTGCGGCTCGACGGGGCCCGCGCCATCCGCCCGGGTCATCCGGTGGACTGA
- a CDS encoding nucleoside/nucleotide kinase family protein, whose protein sequence is MPLTFEDLLARARRLPQSGRRAILGIAGGPGAGKSTLAEELVRGLNGTGEPWVAHVPMDGFHLADAELDRLGRRDRKGAPDTFDAAGYAALLDRLRAEPDGETVYAPGFERVLEQPVAGAVPVPPTARLVVTEGNYLLLETGAWARVRSRLDEVWFCGPPEPERIRRLVARHECFGKSPADAAAWALGPDQLNADLVAATRHRADLVVPEGAVRARPPASRGPAPSAPS, encoded by the coding sequence GTGCCGCTGACGTTCGAGGACCTGCTCGCCCGTGCCCGCCGCCTGCCCCAGAGCGGGAGGCGCGCGATCCTGGGCATCGCGGGCGGTCCGGGGGCCGGGAAGTCGACGCTCGCCGAGGAGCTGGTGCGGGGGCTGAACGGCACGGGCGAGCCGTGGGTGGCGCACGTGCCGATGGACGGCTTCCACCTCGCCGACGCCGAACTGGACCGGCTCGGCCGCCGGGACCGCAAGGGGGCGCCGGACACCTTCGACGCGGCCGGGTACGCGGCGCTGCTGGACCGGCTGCGCGCGGAGCCGGACGGCGAGACCGTGTACGCGCCGGGCTTCGAGCGGGTGCTGGAGCAGCCGGTCGCCGGGGCCGTACCGGTGCCGCCCACCGCACGGCTGGTGGTGACGGAGGGCAACTACCTGCTGCTGGAGACCGGGGCCTGGGCGCGGGTGCGATCACGGCTCGACGAGGTGTGGTTCTGCGGGCCGCCGGAACCGGAGCGGATCCGGCGCCTGGTGGCGCGGCACGAGTGCTTCGGCAAGTCCCCCGCGGACGCGGCCGCCTGGGCGCTGGGCCCCGACCAGCTCAACGCCGACCTGGTCGCCGCGACCCGGCACCGGGCCGACCTGGTGGTGCCGGAGGGGGCGGTGCGCGCCCGGCCCCCGGCGTCGCGGGGTCCCGCGCCCTCGGCTCCTTCGTGA
- a CDS encoding DUF5709 domain-containing protein, whose product MGTDPMADDAYQPTGTNEEQEDAAPLDLQDAVDERTYDDTLDEGYSPPEKPLGVTKHGTTAAEQHEGETLDERLAEEVPDVEAPDGDGVGDEPGGEGEPVDPEAGTERSGRLVAPDEGVRTDTTKETVAEDVGIDGGAAGAEEAAVHVVEDETELPEP is encoded by the coding sequence ATGGGTACGGACCCGATGGCCGACGACGCCTACCAGCCCACCGGTACCAACGAGGAGCAGGAGGACGCCGCGCCCCTCGACCTCCAGGACGCCGTCGACGAACGGACCTACGACGACACCCTCGACGAGGGCTACTCCCCGCCGGAGAAGCCCCTCGGTGTGACCAAGCACGGCACCACGGCCGCCGAGCAGCACGAGGGCGAGACCCTCGACGAGCGGCTGGCCGAGGAGGTGCCCGACGTCGAGGCCCCCGACGGGGACGGCGTGGGCGACGAGCCCGGCGGCGAGGGCGAACCCGTGGATCCCGAGGCGGGCACCGAACGTTCGGGGCGCCTGGTCGCCCCCGACGAGGGCGTCCGCACCGACACGACCAAGGAGACGGTGGCCGAGGACGTCGGCATCGACGGCGGAGCCGCGGGCGCCGAGGAGGCCGCGGTGCACGTGGTGGAGGACGAGACGGAACTGCCGGAGCCCTGA
- a CDS encoding PucR family transcriptional regulator: MQHAVRSRAAIRTGLTPVPRPRTPGVTSLIDADALRVLHRAARALLDDLPDLTDRLTALLGEQEPAYRAALAHDPTATWQEAHRSLRHSVASLLDPRGARDAARRCSWRIGAARAEQGLPLDALLHAFRLGGSLVWQRLVEETSRAAPEDVRLLVHVAADVWNFVDEHCTLVADAYRQTEWQIGRRRENRARLLAAGLLDGTGRIADLPEAARALDLPEQGRYVVVAVTGGPPARSDAARAAAVPPGARVHWHAGPEVDYGIVLVGPREDLPHPHEPGTGPHAPAVVPGLRTGVGSPVDGLAAVGDARRLADTALDICPAAGGTVRLADHLPAALVVSSPELGRALAEKVLGPLLRLEPADREVLLDTLTTWLDCDGSAQRAGERLYCHRNTVLNRLRRCEQLTGRSLARPADVVEFSLALTARRLLPD; encoded by the coding sequence ATGCAGCACGCCGTACGGTCACGAGCAGCGATCCGCACCGGGCTGACGCCCGTTCCACGCCCGCGGACACCCGGCGTCACGTCGTTGATCGACGCCGACGCCCTGCGTGTCCTGCACCGGGCCGCCCGCGCCCTGCTCGACGACCTGCCCGACCTGACCGACCGGCTGACGGCCCTGCTGGGGGAGCAGGAGCCCGCGTACCGGGCGGCCCTCGCCCACGACCCCACCGCCACCTGGCAGGAGGCCCACCGCTCCCTGCGGCACAGCGTGGCCTCGCTCCTCGACCCGCGCGGCGCCCGGGACGCGGCCCGCCGCTGCTCCTGGCGGATCGGCGCCGCCCGCGCCGAACAGGGACTCCCGCTGGACGCCCTGCTCCACGCCTTCCGCCTGGGCGGCTCGCTGGTGTGGCAGCGGCTGGTCGAGGAGACGTCCAGGGCCGCCCCCGAGGACGTGCGGCTCCTGGTGCACGTGGCCGCCGACGTGTGGAACTTCGTCGACGAGCACTGCACCCTGGTCGCGGACGCCTACCGGCAGACCGAGTGGCAGATCGGCCGGCGCCGCGAGAACCGGGCCCGGCTGCTGGCGGCCGGGCTGCTCGACGGCACCGGCCGCATCGCCGACCTGCCCGAGGCCGCCCGCGCCCTGGACCTGCCGGAACAGGGCCGGTACGTCGTCGTCGCCGTCACCGGCGGGCCCCCGGCCCGCTCCGACGCGGCCCGCGCCGCCGCCGTACCGCCCGGGGCCCGCGTCCACTGGCACGCCGGGCCGGAGGTCGACTACGGCATCGTCCTCGTCGGTCCCCGCGAGGACCTGCCGCACCCGCACGAGCCGGGGACCGGGCCGCACGCCCCGGCCGTCGTCCCCGGTCTCCGCACCGGCGTCGGCAGCCCGGTCGACGGACTCGCCGCCGTCGGCGACGCCCGCAGGCTCGCGGACACGGCCCTGGACATCTGCCCCGCGGCCGGCGGCACGGTGCGACTGGCCGACCACCTCCCCGCAGCCCTGGTCGTCTCCAGCCCCGAACTGGGCCGGGCGCTGGCCGAGAAGGTGCTCGGCCCGCTGCTCCGCCTGGAGCCCGCCGACCGCGAGGTGCTCCTGGACACCCTCACCACGTGGCTCGACTGCGACGGCTCGGCCCAGCGCGCCGGGGAACGCCTCTACTGCCACCGCAACACCGTCCTCAACCGCCTGCGCCGCTGCGAACAGCTGACCGGCCGCTCCCTGGCCCGCCCGGCCGACGTCGTCGAGTTCAGCCTCGCCCTGACGGCCCGGCGCCTCCTGCCCGACTGA
- a CDS encoding glycoside hydrolase family 65 protein, whose product MITNRTYTVEPWRVRETALNLDLLAQSESVFALSNGHVGWRGNLDEGEPHGLPGSYLNGVYELHPLPYAEAGYGYPESGQTVINVTNGKLLRLLVDDEPFDLRYGRLRKHERTLDFRRGVLERSCEWTSPAGTTVRVRSTRLVSLTQRAIAAVEYEVEPVDSRTRVVIQSELVANESLPSADGDPRTAKALQSPLEPEEDLAMGSRLRLVHRTRRSGLRVAVAADHVVEAPGEITTSSESNTDVSRLTITSVLDPGQRLRVQKTVAHGWSGARSRPAMSDQVEAALAAAAHGGWDGMVAEQRAYLDDFWARADVEVHGDEEIQQAVRFALFHVLQAGARAEQRAIPAKGLTGSGYDGHAFWDTEMFVLPLLTYTAPAAVAEALRWRQATLPAARDRAAQLGLRGAAFPWRTIDGSEGSAYWPAGTAAFHVAADIAHAAVRYTAATGDTAFERETALELLVETARLWRSLGHHDHHGVFHIDGITGPDEYSAVVDDNTYTNLMARSNLLAAADACERHPEEAAGLGVDEEESAAWRDAAEAVHIPYNEEIGVHEQHAGFTRHQRWDFANTGADQYPLMLHFPYFDIYRKQVVKQSDLVLAMYTCGSWFDAHCDDDQMAANFAYYEPLTVRDSSLSACCQAVVAAQTGHLRLAYDYATEAALMDLADLEHNTRDGLHIASLAGTWMALVAGFGGTRRDGDSLRFTPRLPEKFSRLAFRLQFRGRCLRVEIGPDKATYSLLAGDPLTIHHHGTEAHVNGDGPVTLAISPPKRRPTPEQPPHRRPGAADRAGGGTDGG is encoded by the coding sequence GTGATCACCAACAGGACGTACACCGTGGAGCCCTGGCGGGTGCGCGAGACGGCACTCAACCTCGACCTCCTGGCGCAGAGCGAGTCCGTCTTCGCCCTGTCCAACGGGCACGTCGGCTGGCGCGGCAACCTCGACGAGGGCGAACCGCACGGCCTGCCCGGCAGCTACCTCAACGGCGTCTACGAACTCCACCCGCTGCCCTACGCCGAAGCGGGCTACGGCTACCCCGAGTCGGGCCAGACCGTCATCAACGTCACCAACGGCAAGCTGCTGCGGCTGCTGGTCGACGACGAGCCCTTCGACCTGCGCTACGGGCGCCTGCGCAAGCACGAACGCACCCTGGACTTCCGGCGCGGCGTGCTGGAGCGCAGCTGCGAGTGGACCTCCCCGGCCGGCACGACCGTACGGGTGCGCTCCACCCGCCTCGTCTCCCTCACCCAGCGCGCCATCGCCGCCGTGGAGTACGAGGTCGAGCCCGTCGACAGCCGCACCCGGGTGGTCATCCAGTCGGAGCTGGTCGCCAACGAGAGCCTGCCCTCCGCCGACGGCGACCCGAGGACCGCCAAGGCGCTGCAGTCCCCCCTGGAGCCGGAGGAGGACCTGGCCATGGGGTCGCGGCTGCGCCTGGTCCACCGCACCCGGCGCAGCGGCCTGCGGGTCGCCGTGGCCGCCGACCACGTCGTCGAGGCCCCCGGGGAGATCACCACCAGCAGCGAGAGCAACACGGACGTCTCCCGCCTGACCATCACCTCCGTCCTCGACCCGGGCCAGCGGCTGCGGGTGCAGAAGACCGTCGCCCACGGCTGGTCGGGCGCCCGCTCCCGGCCCGCGATGAGCGACCAGGTCGAGGCCGCGCTGGCCGCCGCCGCACACGGCGGCTGGGACGGAATGGTGGCCGAACAGCGGGCCTACCTCGACGACTTCTGGGCCCGCGCGGACGTCGAGGTGCACGGCGACGAGGAGATCCAGCAGGCCGTCCGCTTCGCCCTCTTCCATGTGCTGCAGGCCGGCGCCCGCGCCGAGCAGCGCGCCATTCCGGCCAAGGGACTGACCGGTTCCGGATATGACGGACACGCCTTCTGGGACACCGAGATGTTCGTGCTGCCCCTGCTGACCTACACCGCTCCGGCGGCCGTCGCCGAGGCACTGCGCTGGCGGCAGGCCACCCTGCCCGCCGCCCGGGACCGCGCCGCCCAACTCGGGCTGCGCGGCGCCGCGTTCCCCTGGCGGACCATCGACGGCTCGGAGGGCTCCGCGTACTGGCCCGCAGGCACCGCCGCCTTCCACGTGGCCGCCGACATCGCGCACGCCGCGGTGCGCTACACGGCGGCGACCGGCGACACCGCCTTCGAACGCGAGACCGCCCTGGAACTCCTGGTGGAGACGGCCCGGCTGTGGCGCTCGCTGGGCCACCACGACCACCACGGCGTCTTCCACATCGACGGCATCACCGGACCCGACGAGTACAGCGCCGTCGTCGACGACAACACGTACACCAACCTCATGGCCCGCTCCAACCTCCTCGCCGCCGCCGACGCGTGCGAACGCCACCCGGAGGAGGCCGCCGGGCTCGGCGTGGACGAGGAGGAGAGCGCCGCCTGGCGGGACGCGGCCGAGGCCGTGCACATCCCGTACAACGAGGAGATCGGCGTCCACGAGCAGCACGCCGGCTTCACCCGCCACCAGCGCTGGGACTTCGCGAACACGGGCGCCGACCAGTACCCGCTGATGCTGCACTTCCCCTACTTCGACATCTACCGCAAGCAGGTCGTCAAGCAGTCCGACCTCGTGCTGGCCATGTACACCTGCGGCAGCTGGTTCGACGCCCACTGCGACGACGACCAGATGGCCGCGAACTTCGCCTACTACGAGCCGCTCACCGTGCGGGACTCCTCCCTGTCCGCCTGCTGCCAGGCGGTCGTCGCCGCGCAGACCGGCCACCTGCGCCTCGCATACGACTACGCCACCGAGGCCGCCCTGATGGACCTCGCGGACCTGGAGCACAACACCCGCGACGGGCTGCACATCGCCTCGCTCGCCGGTACGTGGATGGCGCTGGTCGCCGGCTTCGGCGGCACCCGGCGGGACGGCGACAGCCTGCGCTTCACGCCCCGCCTGCCCGAGAAGTTCAGCCGCCTCGCCTTCCGGCTGCAGTTCCGGGGCCGGTGCCTGCGGGTGGAGATCGGCCCCGACAAGGCGACGTACTCGCTGCTGGCCGGCGACCCCCTGACCATCCACCACCACGGGACCGAGGCGCACGTGAACGGCGACGGGCCCGTCACCCTCGCCATCTCCCCGCCCAAGCGGCGGCCCACCCCCGAACAGCCGCCGCACCGCCGTCCGGGCGCCGCGGACCGGGCGGGCGGCGGTACGGACGGCGGATGA
- a CDS encoding beta-phosphoglucomutase family hydrolase produces the protein MTTQLGLPDDIQACLFDLDGVVTRTAVVHAAAWKATFDAFLRERDGADFRPFTDSDYDQYVDGRPRADGVRSFLASRGIELPEGTPDDPPDTRSVNGVGNRKNELLLEKIRTDGVEPYEGTLRYIDAVRGAGLATAIVSSSANTRDVLHSIDAERLFDVRIDGVVARERKLPGKPHPDTFLAAARDLGVEPSRAAVFEDALAGMDAGRSGHFGYVVGVDRVGQTDALYAHGADRVVKDLAELGGHA, from the coding sequence ATGACGACGCAGCTCGGACTTCCCGACGACATCCAGGCCTGCCTCTTCGACCTCGACGGGGTCGTCACCAGGACGGCGGTGGTGCACGCCGCCGCCTGGAAGGCGACCTTCGACGCCTTCCTGCGCGAGCGGGACGGCGCGGACTTCCGTCCCTTCACCGACTCCGACTACGACCAGTACGTCGACGGCCGCCCCCGCGCCGACGGCGTCCGCTCCTTCCTCGCCTCCCGCGGCATCGAACTGCCCGAGGGCACCCCCGACGACCCGCCGGACACGCGAAGCGTCAACGGCGTCGGCAACCGCAAGAACGAACTCCTCCTGGAGAAGATCCGCACCGACGGCGTGGAACCCTACGAGGGCACGCTGCGCTACATCGACGCGGTCCGCGGCGCCGGACTCGCCACCGCGATCGTCTCCTCCAGCGCCAACACCCGCGACGTACTGCACTCCATCGACGCCGAGCGGCTGTTCGACGTACGGATCGACGGCGTGGTGGCCAGGGAACGGAAACTGCCGGGCAAACCACATCCCGACACCTTCCTCGCCGCCGCCCGCGACCTCGGTGTCGAGCCGTCCCGCGCCGCCGTCTTCGAGGACGCCCTGGCCGGCATGGACGCGGGCCGCTCCGGACACTTCGGCTACGTCGTCGGCGTCGACCGCGTCGGCCAGACCGACGCCCTCTACGCCCACGGCGCCGACCGCGTCGTCAAGGACCTCGCCGAGCTGGGAGGCCACGCGTGA
- a CDS encoding ABC transporter ATP-binding protein, with protein sequence MPAAPPDGTPALHVESLDVTYGRALSALRSVSLTVPRGAVVALLGANGAGKTTLLRAVSGTLRLHRGAITAGRVRYGDTVLDGRDPVAAVRAGVVQVPEGRRVFAGLTVDENLRAGGLGLNRRAPAQVREARERVLTLFPRLAERTRQAAGLLSGGEQQMLAIGRALMAAPRLLLLDEPSLGLAPMMVDRIAEVVREINAQGTAVLLVEQNAGMALSLAEHAYVLEVGEIGLSGDAAELARTDAVRRLYLGETTDGADGKGAA encoded by the coding sequence ATGCCCGCAGCACCACCGGACGGCACGCCCGCGCTGCACGTCGAGAGCCTCGACGTGACGTACGGGCGCGCGCTGTCCGCCCTCCGCTCCGTGTCCCTGACCGTCCCGCGCGGCGCCGTCGTCGCGCTCCTCGGTGCCAACGGCGCCGGCAAGACGACGCTGCTGCGGGCCGTCTCGGGCACCCTGCGCCTGCACCGCGGCGCGATCACGGCCGGTCGCGTCCGCTACGGCGACACGGTCCTCGACGGCCGGGACCCCGTCGCCGCCGTACGCGCCGGAGTCGTCCAGGTGCCCGAGGGCAGGCGGGTGTTCGCCGGACTCACCGTCGACGAGAACCTGCGGGCCGGCGGACTCGGCCTCAACCGGCGTGCCCCGGCACAGGTCCGCGAGGCCCGGGAGCGGGTCCTCACCCTCTTCCCCAGGCTCGCCGAACGCACCCGCCAGGCCGCCGGCCTGCTGTCCGGCGGCGAGCAGCAGATGCTCGCGATCGGCCGCGCCCTGATGGCCGCCCCCCGCCTGCTCCTCCTCGACGAACCCTCGCTCGGACTCGCCCCGATGATGGTCGACCGCATCGCCGAGGTCGTCCGCGAGATCAACGCCCAGGGCACCGCCGTCCTCCTCGTCGAACAGAACGCCGGCATGGCCCTGTCGCTAGCCGAGCACGCGTACGTCCTGGAGGTCGGCGAGATCGGGCTGTCCGGCGACGCCGCCGAACTCGCCCGCACGGACGCCGTACGCCGCCTCTACCTGGGCGAGACCACCGACGGCGCCGACGGCAAGGGGGCCGCGTGA
- the bdeA gene encoding bis(hydroxyethyl) terephthalate hydrolase: MQHNPHTHAARPAHRTVRRRFAGLTAAVAAVVALSTLTGPGAQAADNPYERGPAPTESSIEALRGPYSVADTNVSSLTVTGFGGGTIYYPTSTSDGTFGAVVIAPGFTAYQSSIAWLGPRLASQGFVVFTIDTNTTLDQPDSRGRQLLAALDYLTGRSSVRGRIDSSRLGVMGHSMGGGGTLEAAKSRPSLQAAIPLTPWNLDKTWPEVSTPTLIVGADGDTIAPVASHAEPFYGGLPSATDRAYLELNNATHFSPNTSNTTIAKYSISWLKRFVDNDTRYEQFLCPLPRPSLTIEEYRGNCPHGS, translated from the coding sequence GTGCAGCACAACCCCCACACCCACGCCGCGCGTCCGGCACACCGCACCGTACGGCGCCGGTTCGCCGGGCTGACGGCGGCCGTGGCCGCGGTCGTCGCGCTGAGCACCCTCACCGGCCCGGGCGCCCAGGCCGCCGACAACCCGTACGAGCGCGGCCCGGCTCCCACCGAGTCCAGCATCGAGGCGCTGCGCGGCCCCTACTCCGTCGCGGACACCAATGTCTCCTCGCTCACCGTCACCGGGTTCGGCGGCGGCACCATCTACTACCCGACCAGCACCAGCGACGGCACGTTCGGCGCCGTCGTGATCGCGCCCGGGTTCACCGCGTACCAGTCCTCCATCGCCTGGCTCGGCCCGCGTCTGGCCTCCCAGGGCTTCGTCGTGTTCACCATCGACACCAACACCACGCTGGACCAGCCCGACTCGCGGGGCCGCCAACTGCTGGCAGCCCTCGACTACCTCACCGGGCGCAGCTCCGTCCGCGGCCGGATCGACAGCAGCCGGCTCGGCGTCATGGGCCACTCCATGGGCGGCGGCGGCACCCTGGAGGCCGCCAAGTCCCGGCCGTCGCTCCAGGCGGCCATCCCCCTCACCCCCTGGAACCTGGACAAGACCTGGCCGGAGGTCAGCACCCCGACGCTGATCGTGGGGGCCGACGGCGACACGATCGCCCCGGTGGCCTCCCACGCCGAGCCGTTCTACGGCGGCCTGCCGTCCGCGACCGACCGGGCCTACCTGGAGCTGAACAACGCGACGCACTTCTCGCCCAACACGTCGAACACGACGATCGCGAAGTACAGCATCTCCTGGCTCAAGCGGTTCGTCGACAACGACACCCGCTACGAGCAGTTCCTGTGCCCGCTGCCCCGGCCGAGCCTGACCATCGAGGAGTACCGGGGCAACTGCCCGCACGGTTCCTGA